TACCGTCAGAATCGATGCCGAAATGGTGATACAGATCGCCGATCGTGCCGGTCTGGCCGAAGGCGTCCACGCCCAGCGCCAGCACCCGGTGCCCGGCCACGCCGCCCAGCCACGACAGCGTCGCGGGATGGCCGTCGATCACGGTGACGAGCGTGCAGTGGGGCGGCAGATCCCTCAGCAGCTGTTCGATATGGCTGATCGCGCCGTCCGCGCCCTGCATCCGGTCGCGCTGTGCGGCGGACCAACCGGCATGGAGCCTGTCGGCAGATGTCACCGCCAGCACGCCCACGTCCCGTCTGGCGCTGCCCACTTTTCCTGCTGCGGCAATAACCTCGGGGGCGACAGCGCCCTGATAGGCAATCACGGTTTCGCAATTCGGCCCGGGACGGCGCAGCCAATAGGCGCCTTCGGTCACGTCACTGGCAAAGCTGTCTCCGCCCCGTGCGCCCGGCTGTTCCAGCGGATTCGTGGTCAGCCGAAGGTAGACCGAGCCCCCCTTGTCCTGCTGCATGTGATCAAAGGCCCAGGCCATGATGACCGCAAGCTCGTCCGCATAGGCCGGTTCGAAACTGGTAAGACCCGGTTGGCTGATGCCGATCAGCGGTGTGCCGATGGACTGGTGCGCACCACCTTCGGGTGCCAGCGTGACACCCGAAGGTGTCCCCACCAGCATGAAACGCGCGTCCTGGTAGCAGGCGTAGTTCAACGCATCCAGCGCGCGGGCCACGAAGGGATCATAGACCGTGCCAACGGGCATCAGACGCTTGCCGAAAAGCTGGGTGGACAGGCCGGCGGCCGCCAGCAGCAGGCACAGGTTCATCTCCGCGATGCCCAGTTCGATATGCTGACCGTCGGGGGAGAATTCCCATTTCGCGGTCGAGGGGATCTGGAGGCTGCGGAACACGTCCTTGCGGGCATCGCGGGCAAAGAGCTTGCGGCGGTTCACCCACGGGCCAAGGCTGGTGGTGCCGGTGACATCGGGCGATGTGGTGACGATACGCTCGGCCAGCGGATCACGCGATTTTGCCAGCGCATCGAGGATCTTGCCGAAGGCCATCTGGGTCGAAATCTCGCGGTCGGCAGGGGCGGCGATGGCGGGCACCGGCAGTGCGTCATCGTCGTACCGCCGCGCACCGCGGGAGAAGAAGGACACCTCGGCAAGATATTCCTTCAGCGCGGCAACATCCTTGACGGTGGCGAAGCGATCCCACTCCTGTCCTTCCGGCACGCCCATATGGGCCTGCCATTCGGCCATCTGCGCGGATGTCATCAGCCCGCCGTGGTTGTCCTTGTGGCCCGCAATCGGCGTGCCCCAGCCCTTGATGGTGTAGGCCAGAAAGCAGACCGGGCGATCGTGGTCGATGGCGGCAAAGGTCTCGGCCATGGTCTCGACGCAGTTGCCGCCGAGGTTCTCCATGAGATCCGCCAGTTCATCGTCGGAACGCAGGTCGATCAGCGCGGTGACAGGTCCCTGATCGCCGAGGTCGTCCATCAGCCGCTTGCGCCAGATCGCACCGCCCTGAAAGGTCAGCGCCGCATAGTCGGAGTTGGGGCACCGGTCGATCCAGTCGCGCAGCGCATCACCGCCCGGTTCCGCAAAGGCCGCACGCTGGAGCTTGCCGTACTTGACCTTGACCACGTCCCAGCCGAAGGCATCGAAGCTCTTCTCGATCCGCTGAAACAGCCCTTCGTGCACGATCCCGTCCAGCGACTGGCGGTTGTAATCCACGATCCACCAGACATTGCGCAGATCGTTCTTCCAGCCTTCCTGAAGGCACTCGTAGACATTGCCCTCGTCCAGTTCGGCATCCCCGACCAACGCCACCATGCGGCCTTTGGGGATGTCGTGCCCCCACGATTTCGCCGCGATGTAGTCCTGAATCATCGACGCAAAGGATGTGACCGCAACACCAAGCCCGACGGACCCGGTGGAAAAATCCACATCGTCCACGTCCTTTGTCCGTGACGGGTAGGACTGTGCGCCGCCGAAGGCGCGAAAGCCCTCAAGCTTCTCGCGGCTGATGTTGCCCATCAGGTAGTGCATCGCGTGAAAGACGGGCGACGCATGGGGTTTGACGGCCACGCGGTCCTGCGGGCGCAGCGCCGAAAAATAAAGCGCGGTCATGATCGAAACCATGGACGCCGAGGACGCCTGATGCCCGCCGATCTTGATGCCATCGACCTTTGGCCGGATGTGATTGGCGTGATGGATCATCCAATGCGACAACCAAAGCAGTCTCTGCTCGATGGTTCTCAGATGCGGGTCGGGCATCGCTTCCTCCTGTTTCGCATTCCGTATACGAAATTTTAACGGAGGTGTTCGCGCTTTTTTACTGTTTCGCCCGTATTGTTTTGCAGGGTTATCTACATTATCATCAAAAAGATGAAGGATTCCTCCAAACTTAACGAGATAGACAGGCGAATCCTTCGAAAGATTGCGTCTGACGGACGCATTTCAGCGCAGTCGCTGGGCGACGCGGTCGGCCTCAGCGCGACTCCGGTGGCCCGCAGGCTCCGCAAACTGGAAGAGATCGGGGTCATCACCGGCTACGCTGCAACAATCAACGAAGTCGCACTTGGATTTGAAGTGTCCGTTTTCGTTTCGGTCAAGCTCGACCGGCAGATCGACGACGCCCTTTCGACTTTCGAAGCCGCCATCAAAGGCTTCCCCGAAGTCGTCGATTGCTGGCTGATGACCGGCAGTCGCGACTACCTGATGCGTGTGGTCACCCGCACCATGGCCGAGTTCGAGCAGTTCCTCGTCGGCAGGCTGACCAAGGTGAAAGGCGTGTCCGAGATTGAAAGCTCGATTCCGCTGCGCCGTGTGAAATCCGCTGGATCGCGCACCCCGTGATCGGGGCGTTGTGCGTATTTCGCAGGCCCTGACCCACGCCCGGACCGATTTTCTTCGTATTTCGCATAGGAGATACGTGGACAGGACCGATCCCGATGGCATTGTGTGTCGCGCATGGTCCTGAGGACCGGGAGACGCCGATGCAGATGGTCAAACAACCGAAATCGCTCACCGAGCAGACGCACGATATCCTGCTCGAAGCGATCTGCACGGGAGAGCTGTTGCCGGGCGAGCGGTTGAACCAGGACGAGATCGCCGCGCGGTTGCAGGTGTCGCGACAGCCCGTAAACAGCGCGATTTCGGTCCTCAAGGCCAATGGGTTCGTTGAAGATACGGGTCGCCGGGGGGTAGTCGTGTCGCACATCACCGGCGCGCAGTTTACCTCAATTTATGAATTCCGGACGGGGATGGAGCCCTTTGCAATCCGCCTCGCGATGGAGCGCAGGCCCGCGACAGCGGCGAGCCAGGCGCAGGATGTGCTGAAACAGGGCTGGGAAGCGGTAGAGACCGGCGATGCGACGCGCAAACTGCGGGCGGATGCGGCTTTTCACGAGATGATCTATGGCTGGACCGGCAATCAGATCATCCTGTCGACCATGCAGATGCACTGGCAGCACATACGCCGCTCGATCGGAGTCGTGATCCAGAAGGGCGTCGCGGCACGGACATCCTGGGAAGAACACGAACGCATCGTTGACGCGATGATGCGCGATGACGTGGAATCCGCCGTCTCGGAGATGGAAGACCATATCGCCCGTGCCCACCGGATCACGTCGCAACGATTGCGCGAGGCGTCTGTCTGAGAAGGGTAGGGTAAGTTCCGGTCGAAGCGGGCGGTCCGGCCCTTAAGCCGTCAACCGATGCATCAGCCGAAGGCGACCCGCTACTACTGTGGCATGGCTGGGTTGTGAGCCGACTGCGCGGCTGCTCGCGCAGCAACATTGCCGGTCGCCGCCCGCCGGTGCACGGTGGGCGGCGACGCTTGGTGTAAATCCCTCAGACTTAGGCGAAAATCATCACCAGCATGACGATTGCCATGCCCATCATCATCAGGTTCTCGGTGAGGCTTACAAAGCCCAGTGGCACGTTCGAATTGCCGCCGACACAGGCGCATTTCAGCTCGCGCTTGTCGATGTAGACCGCCTTGAACACGCTGATCGCGCCGACTGTGGCGATGAAAAGCGCGGCAGGGGCGGCGAGCCACGTCAACAGCATGCCGGTCATCAGGACACCGGCGCCCGTCTCGACCCATGGGTAAATATAGGCATAGGGCACCCATTTGCGGGCCAGCAGATCGTAGTTGAGGAACATCGTCGTAAAGCCTTCGATGTCGCGGAGTTTCTGCATCCCCAGAAGGATCATGGATACCGAGATAAACCAGCCGAGCGTTTGCCACGAGATCGTCCCGAGAAATCCGATGGACAAAGCCAATGCCGTCGCTGCGGCCACAGCGAAGAGAAAGATCACCGGCGTATAGGTTTTTGCTTTGGGATCGTAATCGGTCAGCTTCTGGCGCAGGGCGTCGTAGCCGCCGACACGCTGCCCCTCGATCCAGATCTGGGGCGTGGTCGGAACGTCGTATTCCTCCTTGAAGGCATCGACTTCAGCGCGTTCGCGGAACAGCCGGTCATCGATGTCGTAGCCCTTCGATTTTAGCAGCCAGCGGGCCTTTTGACCCGATGGGCACAGATGGTTCGGCAACGCCATCCGGTATAGGACGGCAGTCTTTCCTGTTGCGGCTGTGGCGGGATCGCTCGTCACATCTGCAACGTCGCGGGTGTCTTTCGGCATGGTGTCTCTCCTTGGTATCAGGGTTCGGCGCGTGGGGTGCCGGCGGGGGCGTCCCCGTTGGCTTCGATATCTTCGATGTAGAGTTTCATTTCCTCGATCTCACTGCGCTGGGCCTCGATGATCGCGTCGGCCAAGGCGCGCACGCGGGGGTCGGAAATATTCGCCCGCTCGCTGGTCAGGATCGCGATGGAATGGTGCGGGATCATCGCCTTCATCCAGGCAATGTCGCTGACCGTGTCCTGCGACCGAACGAGGTAGAGCCCGCCGGCAAAGGCAATCGCCGCGCCGACGAAAATTGCGATATTGGTTTTCCTGTTCGAATACATGCCAAGCATGAAGGCGAGCATGATGATCGCCATCACACCGCCCATGTAGAGGGCCATCCACATGCGGGTCTGCGAGAAGAAGATGTGATCGAGCGCGTAGGTGTTGAGATACATCAAGCCGTACATCACAACCGTCGACGTACCGATCATCGCGAAAAACCGACCGTAGCTGTTGCCATGGTTCTGTTCGCTATCGTGATCCCCGTCGTGTGAAGCCATTGTGGTGCTGTCCCGATCCGACATTTTCTGTCTCCTCAATATACCCATATGGGGTATACAACATGAATGTCAGCCCTATAGTTCCGTAAAAGGAGCAAAAACCCATGAAAGCGATCAAGGAAAAGACGATGGACCGCCTCGCGCGCCTTGAAGGGCAGGTGAGGGGTGTCGCGAAAATGGTCGAGAATGACCGGTACTGCATGGACATTCTCGCGCAAACGGCCGCGATCCGTTCCGCTCTGCTCGGCGTCGAAAGACTCGTGCTGGAAAATCACGCCGCCCATTGCGTGCAATCGGCCATTGCGAGCGGTGATAAGGAGGAACAGCGCGCCAAGTTCGACGAGCTGATCGGGCTTTTGCAAAAGGCGTCACGCTAGCGTCTTTCGTTCCGACTGCCGGGGGCCGTCCATGGGACAGGCACCACCGCGTCGGCGGCTGCTTGCGCGATCATCGCCAGAGCGGCCCGGCCTTTGCGAAAACCGGGCCGCCCGGAGGTCAGTCCGAGACCGTGAAGCCGAAGCTGCCCTGCATCGGGTGGCCGTCCGGCGACAGGCCGCGCCAGTCGACCGTGTAGGCCCCGGCGGGCATGTTTTCCGGCGGCATGGCCCGGAACTCCGTTACAGGATCGAGGCCGGTTTCACGGGTGATTTCCAGATCGCCGTCAGGCCCGGCAAGGGCAATGGCGGTCACCCGCATCGGATCGTCGAAACGCAGTTCGATGGCCTCGATGCTTTCGACGGTTGCACCATCGGCAGGTGTCGTGCCTTCGGCTTTGGAGTGGGCCAGCGCGGCGGTCGCCGTCGCCAGCACGGACGCGAGGGCCAGAAGGGTAGGCTTCATGATCTGTTCTCCATTTCGTCGTGGCGTTGCCGGATCTCCTGCGGCCACGTCGATTTGATATAGCTCAGCACGGCTATGATCTCCTCGTCCGTGAGGACACCCTCGTAGATCGGCATGTTGGAGGCGTAATCGGGATCCCCGATCACGGCACCGGCGCCGTATTTGGTCAGACGGAACAGCGTCTCCCCGTCGTGGTGCCACGTGTGCCCGGTTTCATCGTGCGGTGGCGCGGGGAGCCGCCCGTCGGGCCCGGGGATCCGCCAGTCGGGCTGACCTTCGAGGTTCTTGCCGTGACAGGCTGCGCAATTCTCGGCATAGATCTGCTCTCCGCGGGCTACGACATCAGGATCGGAGGCCATGAGAGTGGTTCCGGCAGGCGCACCGCTGCCCCAACTGACGGCGAGTGCGACGGCTCCAGCCAGAACCGCCGCACCCAGTCCAAGGGCCAGAGGCCGGTTCACAGCCCGGCCTGATAAAAGACCTTGCCCTCACCGGCCTCGCCGCCGAAGGCCATCACGTCATACCGCGCGGTTGGGTCGTTCCCCATCCCGGGCGAGCCGCCGGGCATCCCCGGCACCGCGATACCGGAAATCTCGGGGCGTTCCTCGAGCAGCTTGGACAGGGCCGCGAAGGGCACGTGACCTTCGATCACGTAGCCGTCGATCGTCGCGGTGTGGCAGGCCCACATCGTGCCGGGCACGTCGTTGTCGAGCTTCACACTGGTCACATCGCGGGTTTCGGTGACCTCGATGTCGTAACCTTCCTCGCGGGCGAGCGCGACCCATGCACCACAGCAGCCGCAGGTCGGGCTTTTGGTTACATGCATGGTCCCGTGATCGGCCATGTCGGAATGGCTTTCCGCATGGACCATTCCGGCCGCGCCGAAGGAGGCAAGGCCAAGCGAAAGAGCGGCAGCAGGGACGACGGCGAGTAGTGTCTTGATCGGTTTCATTAGTGGTCCTCTCAACAGAGATGGGTACGGGCATAGCCCGTTCTGGTGTGATTGCATTGAACAGATCGCGCCACAGCGGGCGCGGAAGGCATCACAGAGCGCGCGGCGGGTCCAGAGGGCCCGACGGCTCTATTCCCGTCAGCAGCAGCTTTGTGCCGAAGAACGTGTTTTCGCAGGCTGCGGGTGCAACCACATCCTGTTCCACTCCGGGAGGCAGTGCGGGAAAGCCGTGGCAGGTCGGGCTGCGTTCGGTGGTTTCCGCACAGCACGCAGGCTGGCCATCCGTCGCTTCCTCCATCGCTGCGTGACCGTGCGCGAAGCCCGCCATATGGCCCGCGTCCGCCGCCCCCAAGACCGAAGCGGAGAGGGCAACCATCGCAACAAGAAGAAGCCGAATGAAAACCATGACGCATAGGTACATGGGGTATGCCGATATTGGCAAGCCGCGACCTGCGGTACATCATGTCGCGGGCGGGAATGCGCCCGCAGCTTTCCGGGGCGCGCATCGGGGGATGTTCGCCGTGGTGATCCCGCCGCGTCATGACCGCGGGGCCGCCGGTCCGGCCGACCAAGGCGGCTCGCTTGCGATGCCGGTCCGCCTTTCGCCGAAACCTTCGTCCCTAGCTGCCCGTCCTGTTGGATGCGCTAAGCTCTGACGGGCCGACCTCGGCGTAGGACGGGATGCCAAGCTGGCCCAGCGCCCGTACCAGTTCCAGCTGCAAGATATCGAAGGCGCGTTTGGCGCCTGCGTCACTGCCAGCGCCGACGCCATAGGCGAGCGCGCGGCCCGCAAAGGTGAAATCCGCCCCGAGTGCCTTTGCGCGCAGCACGTCAGCGCCGCGCCGGATGCCGCTATCGAGGATGATCGTCATGCGCCCGGCGACTGCCTTTGCAATGGCGGGCAGTGCCTCGATCGTCGGCGGCCCGAAGGCCACCTGACGCCCCCCGTGGTTAGAGACCACGATCCCGTCGCAGCCCAGTTCCGCGCAGGCCACGGCGTCTTTTTCGTGCAAGATCCCTTTGACCAGAAGCTTGCCCTTCCAGCGGTTTCGCAAGCGTTTGAGGTCTTCCCAGGTGAACCCCGCGGTGATGAGCGTCTTTTGAACATCGGCGTAGGACGTGGCACTTTGCAGAAGGTCGGCGTAATTGGCCACGTTCGGGCTGCCGTGTTTCAGGCTTGTCAGCGCCCAGCGCGGGTTCATCGCGCACTGCAGGACGACCTCGGGCGTGAACCGGAAGGGCACAGCAAGCTGGTTGCGGATGTCGCGGTCGCGCTTGCCCGCCGCAGGCACATCGGCGGTGACGATCAAGGTTGTATAGCCAGCGGCTTCCGCGCGGGAGATCAAGCTTTCGGTGACATCCGGATCGCTGGACACATAAAGCTGGAACCAGCCGTTGCCGTCTGCGGCTTCGGCCAGTTTTTCGAGCGTGGTGGAAGCGGCCGAGCTGGCCGTGTAGGGGATGTTCTGCGCCTTGCACAGGCGCGCCAGCGTCAGATCAGCCCCGGGCCAGAAAGCGTTGAGCATGCCGATCGGAGCCATGCCAAAGGGCACATCGAAGGTCTGCCCGAACACGCTCGCGCGCGTGTCGATGTCGGAGACGTCGACCATGTAGCGCGGGGTCATTTCCACCTCTTCGAAGGCTTCGGAGTTGCGGCGCAGGTTGCGTTCGTTTTCCGCACCGCCGTCGACCAGATCGAAAGCAAAACGCGGGATCCTGCTTTTGGCCTTCAGCCTGAGGTCTTCGATCGAGGCGGCGCGGTCCAATCCCATCAGATCGACCACCCGCCATCGACGGCAAAGGCCTGTCCGGTGGTAAAGGCGGACAGGTCTCCGGCCAGATAACAGACCATTTCGGCGATTTCCTCGGGTTGACCGAGCCGCCCCATGGGCTGGCGTTCCTTGAAGGCGGCAAGGGCCTTGTCGAAATCGCCGGTCGCGGTCAGGCGGTCGTTCAGGGACGGGCTTTGCACCGTGCCGGGGCAGATCGCGTTGCACCGGATGCCGTCCTTGACGAAATCAGCGGCGATGGATTTGGTCATGCCGATGATCGCCGCCTTGGACGCGCCATAGGCAAACCGGCGCGGCGCGCCTTTTTCGCTGGAAACGATGGAGGCGATGTTGATGATCGACCCCGCGCCTTTTTCCAGCATTCCGGGCAGGACCGCCTTGGTGATCCGGTACATCGCCTTGGCGTTCAGATCAAAGGCACGGTCCCAGACGTCTTCGTCGCAATCAAGAATTGTGCCGTCATGGACCCAGCCCGCACAGTTGAGCAGGATGTCCACAGGCGCCACGGAGGCGACAAGCGCCTCAACGGCAGCGGCATCCAGCACGTCAAGCGCGTGGCCGGTGATGTTGGGCGATGCGTCCGCCAGTTCGGCGACCAGATCGCCGTTCAGATCGGTGGCGATGACTTTCGCGCCACGCGCGGCCAGCGCTTCGGCGCTGGCGCGTCCGATACCGGCACCCGCCGCGGTGATCAGGGCGGTTTTGCCCTTAAGTGATTGTTCCATAGTCTTTCTCCTAACGGGCGAGCCAGCCGCCATCGACGGTGACCACGCTTCCGTGGCAATAATTGGCGGCGTCAGACGCCAGAAAAACCGCCGCTCCGCCGATTTCCGAAGGCTCGGCAAAGCGGCCTGCCGGTATGCGTTCCAGCAGCGCCTTCGAGCGGTCCGGATCGTCGCGCAGCGCCTGTGTGTTATCCGTGGCGGTGTAGCCCGGCGCGATGCTGTTGACGTTGACACCATGCGGTGCCCATTCATTGCAAAGCGCCTTGGTCAGGCCCACGACCGCATGTTTGCTGGAGGCGTAGGCTGGCACACGCAGCCCCCCTTGGGACGCCAGCACAGAGGACACGATGATGACCTTGCCCGCGCCTTGGGCCACCATGCGCTTGCCCGCCGCCTGAGACAGCAGCCAAACGGAATCAAGGTTCACCGACAGCACGCGGCGCCAGTCCTCCAGCGGCATGTCGGTGCTGTCTTCGCGGTGGATGATCCCGGCATTGTTCACCAGAATGTCCAGACCGCCCAAGGCATCGCTGGCAAAACGGACCACGTCCTCGGCCCCTGCCTGATCCATATTGGAAAAGTCGGCTTTCACGGCGGCGCCCTTGACACCCAGCGCCTTGATCCTGGCGAGGGTATCGTCGGGTTCATGGCTGCGATAGGTCAGCGCCACATCGGCCCCGGCGGCGGCAAGGGCAAGGGCTATGCCCTCGCCGATGCCGGTGGCACCTCCGGTG
Above is a window of Sulfitobacter sp. HNIBRBA3233 DNA encoding:
- a CDS encoding GntR family transcriptional regulator produces the protein MALCVAHGPEDRETPMQMVKQPKSLTEQTHDILLEAICTGELLPGERLNQDEIAARLQVSRQPVNSAISVLKANGFVEDTGRRGVVVSHITGAQFTSIYEFRTGMEPFAIRLAMERRPATAASQAQDVLKQGWEAVETGDATRKLRADAAFHEMIYGWTGNQIILSTMQMHWQHIRRSIGVVIQKGVAARTSWEEHERIVDAMMRDDVESAVSEMEDHIARAHRITSQRLREASV
- a CDS encoding SDR family oxidoreductase, producing MGNPFDLTGRKALVTGGATGIGEGIALALAAAGADVALTYRSHEPDDTLARIKALGVKGAAVKADFSNMDQAGAEDVVRFASDALGGLDILVNNAGIIHREDSTDMPLEDWRRVLSVNLDSVWLLSQAAGKRMVAQGAGKVIIVSSVLASQGGLRVPAYASSKHAVVGLTKALCNEWAPHGVNVNSIAPGYTATDNTQALRDDPDRSKALLERIPAGRFAEPSEIGGAAVFLASDAANYCHGSVVTVDGGWLAR
- a CDS encoding transketolase gives rise to the protein MPDPHLRTIEQRLLWLSHWMIHHANHIRPKVDGIKIGGHQASSASMVSIMTALYFSALRPQDRVAVKPHASPVFHAMHYLMGNISREKLEGFRAFGGAQSYPSRTKDVDDVDFSTGSVGLGVAVTSFASMIQDYIAAKSWGHDIPKGRMVALVGDAELDEGNVYECLQEGWKNDLRNVWWIVDYNRQSLDGIVHEGLFQRIEKSFDAFGWDVVKVKYGKLQRAAFAEPGGDALRDWIDRCPNSDYAALTFQGGAIWRKRLMDDLGDQGPVTALIDLRSDDELADLMENLGGNCVETMAETFAAIDHDRPVCFLAYTIKGWGTPIAGHKDNHGGLMTSAQMAEWQAHMGVPEGQEWDRFATVKDVAALKEYLAEVSFFSRGARRYDDDALPVPAIAAPADREISTQMAFGKILDALAKSRDPLAERIVTTSPDVTGTTSLGPWVNRRKLFARDARKDVFRSLQIPSTAKWEFSPDGQHIELGIAEMNLCLLLAAAGLSTQLFGKRLMPVGTVYDPFVARALDALNYACYQDARFMLVGTPSGVTLAPEGGAHQSIGTPLIGISQPGLTSFEPAYADELAVIMAWAFDHMQQDKGGSVYLRLTTNPLEQPGARGGDSFASDVTEGAYWLRRPGPNCETVIAYQGAVAPEVIAAAGKVGSARRDVGVLAVTSADRLHAGWSAAQRDRMQGADGAISHIEQLLRDLPPHCTLVTVIDGHPATLSWLGGVAGHRVLALGVDAFGQTGTIGDLYHHFGIDSDGIAARIEALTPGRRFCA
- a CDS encoding Lrp/AsnC family transcriptional regulator → MKDSSKLNEIDRRILRKIASDGRISAQSLGDAVGLSATPVARRLRKLEEIGVITGYAATINEVALGFEVSVFVSVKLDRQIDDALSTFEAAIKGFPEVVDCWLMTGSRDYLMRVVTRTMAEFEQFLVGRLTKVKGVSEIESSIPLRRVKSAGSRTP
- a CDS encoding SDR family oxidoreductase, whose protein sequence is MEQSLKGKTALITAAGAGIGRASAEALAARGAKVIATDLNGDLVAELADASPNITGHALDVLDAAAVEALVASVAPVDILLNCAGWVHDGTILDCDEDVWDRAFDLNAKAMYRITKAVLPGMLEKGAGSIINIASIVSSEKGAPRRFAYGASKAAIIGMTKSIAADFVKDGIRCNAICPGTVQSPSLNDRLTATGDFDKALAAFKERQPMGRLGQPEEIAEMVCYLAGDLSAFTTGQAFAVDGGWSI
- a CDS encoding copper resistance CopC family protein; its protein translation is MKPTLLALASVLATATAALAHSKAEGTTPADGATVESIEAIELRFDDPMRVTAIALAGPDGDLEITRETGLDPVTEFRAMPPENMPAGAYTVDWRGLSPDGHPMQGSFGFTVSD
- a CDS encoding MauE/DoxX family redox-associated membrane protein codes for the protein MPKDTRDVADVTSDPATAATGKTAVLYRMALPNHLCPSGQKARWLLKSKGYDIDDRLFRERAEVDAFKEEYDVPTTPQIWIEGQRVGGYDALRQKLTDYDPKAKTYTPVIFLFAVAAATALALSIGFLGTISWQTLGWFISVSMILLGMQKLRDIEGFTTMFLNYDLLARKWVPYAYIYPWVETGAGVLMTGMLLTWLAAPAALFIATVGAISVFKAVYIDKRELKCACVGGNSNVPLGFVSLTENLMMMGMAIVMLVMIFA
- a CDS encoding DUF305 domain-containing protein; this translates as MASHDGDHDSEQNHGNSYGRFFAMIGTSTVVMYGLMYLNTYALDHIFFSQTRMWMALYMGGVMAIIMLAFMLGMYSNRKTNIAIFVGAAIAFAGGLYLVRSQDTVSDIAWMKAMIPHHSIAILTSERANISDPRVRALADAIIEAQRSEIEEMKLYIEDIEANGDAPAGTPRAEP
- a CDS encoding alpha-hydroxy acid oxidase, encoding MVDLMGLDRAASIEDLRLKAKSRIPRFAFDLVDGGAENERNLRRNSEAFEEVEMTPRYMVDVSDIDTRASVFGQTFDVPFGMAPIGMLNAFWPGADLTLARLCKAQNIPYTASSAASTTLEKLAEAADGNGWFQLYVSSDPDVTESLISRAEAAGYTTLIVTADVPAAGKRDRDIRNQLAVPFRFTPEVVLQCAMNPRWALTSLKHGSPNVANYADLLQSATSYADVQKTLITAGFTWEDLKRLRNRWKGKLLVKGILHEKDAVACAELGCDGIVVSNHGGRQVAFGPPTIEALPAIAKAVAGRMTIILDSGIRRGADVLRAKALGADFTFAGRALAYGVGAGSDAGAKRAFDILQLELVRALGQLGIPSYAEVGPSELSASNRTGS
- a CDS encoding c-type cytochrome, which codes for MNRPLALGLGAAVLAGAVALAVSWGSGAPAGTTLMASDPDVVARGEQIYAENCAACHGKNLEGQPDWRIPGPDGRLPAPPHDETGHTWHHDGETLFRLTKYGAGAVIGDPDYASNMPIYEGVLTDEEIIAVLSYIKSTWPQEIRQRHDEMENRS
- a CDS encoding metal-sensitive transcriptional regulator; this translates as MKAIKEKTMDRLARLEGQVRGVAKMVENDRYCMDILAQTAAIRSALLGVERLVLENHAAHCVQSAIASGDKEEQRAKFDELIGLLQKASR
- a CDS encoding DUF411 domain-containing protein; this encodes MKPIKTLLAVVPAAALSLGLASFGAAGMVHAESHSDMADHGTMHVTKSPTCGCCGAWVALAREEGYDIEVTETRDVTSVKLDNDVPGTMWACHTATIDGYVIEGHVPFAALSKLLEERPEISGIAVPGMPGGSPGMGNDPTARYDVMAFGGEAGEGKVFYQAGL